The Arthrobacter burdickii genomic interval TGTCGAGTGCGCGGAGTTCGTGGTCCACGAGGATCCCGGCGGCAGTAGGAAGGTCGCAGCCGTCGGCGAGTTCGGTACGCGGCCTCACGCCGCAGGCGAGCACGAGGGCGCCGCCGTTGACCTGGGTCCCGCCCTCGAGGGTGAGACCCGAGAAGCGCCCGTCCGTGAGGGTGATGCCTGTGGACGTGCCGGCCACCACGGTGATGCCGGCCCGAGTCAGGGCCGCGGCCAGGACCCGTGAGCCCTCACCGAGGAACCGCTCCATGGGGGCCCTGCCGTTGTGGACGAGCGTCACGCGTCCTCCTTCCTCGGCGGCGGCGAGGGCTGCCTCGATGCCGAGGATGCCTCCGCCCAGCACCACGATGCGCTGCCGCGCGGCCAGGGCCGCCGACACGGCTCGCGCGTCGGAGAGGTCCCGGAGGAAGCTGACGCCCGGCGGGAGGAGGAGCTCGTCGTGGAGCCCCTCGAGCCGCGGCAGGAGAGGGCGTGATCCGGTGGCGAGGACCAGGCGGTCGTAGCCGATGGCCTGTCCGTCGTCGAGCAGGACCCGCCGGAAGGGCCGGTCCACCCTCGCCGCACGGGCGCCGAGCCGGACGTCGACACCCGCGGCGATCAGCGCCGCCGCGTCGGCGAGCCGGATGGCGGACTCCCGCGTGCGGCCCACCGCAACGTCGGCGACGAGCACCCTGTTGTAGGCGGCGTCCTGCTCCTGGCCGATCACCGTCAACGCCACACATCCGGCGGCGACGAACGGCTCGAGGTGCTCGATGAGCCGCGCGGCGACGGGCCCGAAGCCCACGACGACGATCCGTTCCGGAACAGGTGCGGCGTTGCTCATGCGATGGCCTCCAGCTGGTCGGTGAATGCGCGGGTGGACAGGGACGCGACCCGGACCGGTGTCGTCTTGAACTCGGGCATGCCTGAAACCGGATCGGTGGCGCCTCCCGTGAGCCGGTTGGCGCTTTCCGCCTCCGCGTAGTGGAAGGCGAGGAAGACGGTGTCCTGGCGGATGTCGGCAGTGAGGTCCGCCAGCGCCCGGGCTTCGCCGTGGGCACTGGTGACGACGACGGGGTCGTCCTGCGCGATGCCGAGGTCCTGGGCGGTGGCGGGATGGAGCTGCAGGCGGGCCGCCGGCTGGGCGGCGAGCAGTTCGGTGACGCGCCGGGTCTGCGTCCCGGACTGGTAGTGCTCGAGCAGCCGGCCCGTGGCGAGCAGGAGCGGGGCAGGAACCCGTGCGTCGAGGGCGGCCGACCGGGGAGCCACCGGCACCAGCACGGCGCGACCGGTCGGATGGGTGAACGCGTCGAGGAACAGGCGGGGAGTGCCGGTGCTCCCCGCGGGGTAGGGCCAGTAGGCGGCCGCTCCGCCCTCGAGCACGCTGTAGTCGAGTCCGGAGTAATCCGCGATCCCGCCGGCGCTGGCGCGGGCGAGCTCATCGAACATCGTCGCCGGGTCGTCGCTGAAGAGCGACGGCGCCTCGAGCAGGCGGGCGAGCTCCTGCATCAGCCACAGCTCGCTGCGGGCGCCGGGGGGAGGGGCGACGGCGGCGCGGCGGCGCAGGACCCGGCCCTCGAGGTTCGTCACGGTGCCCTCCTCCTCGGCCCACTGGAGGACGGGCAGCACGATGTCGGCCAGAGCGGCGGTCTCGGACAGGAAGAAGTCCGAGACGACGAGGAGATCGAGCGACCGGAGTCCGTCGATCACCGTCGAGGCATTCGGTGCCGATACGGCAATGTTGGCGCCGTGCACGAAGAGGCAGCGGGTGCCGCCCGGCCGGCCGAGGGAGGCGAGGAGTTCGACGGCGGGCAGTCCGGGTCCGGGGATGGCATCCTCCGGCACCCCCCAGACCGCGGCGACGTGCGCGCGGGCTGCAGGGTCGGTGATTTTCCGGTAGCCGGGCAGCTGGTCCGCCTTCTGGCCGTGTTCCCGGCCGCCCTGCCCGTTGCCCTGGCCCGTCAGCGTCCCGAAGCCGCTGTGCAGCGTGCCGGGCAATCCGAGGAGGAGCGCGAGGTTGATCGCCGCGGTGGTCGTGTCGGTGCCGTCCGCGTGCTGTTCGATGCCCCTGCCGGTGAGGATGTAGGCACCAGGACCGCCCTGTGCTCCGCTGCGTGCTCCCTGCGCCAGGAGCCTCGCCGTCGCCCGGATCGCGGCGGCGGGGACGCCCGTGATGCCCTGCACGCGCTCCGGCCACCAGCGGGCCAGCCCGCGTGCGACGTCGTCGTACCCGCTGGTCCGTGCTGCGAGGTAGCGGCGGTCCTCGAGGCCTTCGGCGACCACCACGTGCGCGAGGCCGAGGAGGAGCGCGAGGTCCGTACCGGGCGTGGGCTGGAGGTGG includes:
- a CDS encoding FAD-dependent oxidoreductase, whose amino-acid sequence is MSNAAPVPERIVVVGFGPVAARLIEHLEPFVAAGCVALTVIGQEQDAAYNRVLVADVAVGRTRESAIRLADAAALIAAGVDVRLGARAARVDRPFRRVLLDDGQAIGYDRLVLATGSRPLLPRLEGLHDELLLPPGVSFLRDLSDARAVSAALAARQRIVVLGGGILGIEAALAAAEEGGRVTLVHNGRAPMERFLGEGSRVLAAALTRAGITVVAGTSTGITLTDGRFSGLTLEGGTQVNGGALVLACGVRPRTELADGCDLPTAAGILVDHELRALDTQDIWAIGDCAEVRCWDGSCPACIGVTTPQGLIGPGWQQADQLGRAFAADLSGVPAAVVGLPDRRDAVLVLKARGVDAVTAGETDADPWTVEPGLAVAVWTDPGHGRYAKMVTRDGVLTGLVCVGMPRTGAELVLLFERGSELPADRSSLLRLDSIEGAGAARTPGPDATLCRCAGITRGTVQESVHSGCATVQDVSVGTRAGTGCGGCHDEIRAVIEQHFAVAS
- a CDS encoding molybdopterin oxidoreductase family protein gives rise to the protein MEQAGTGQQTHCPYCALQCAMTVTASSHGRNDGVTITGREFPTNRGGLCRKGWSAADLLSHPDRLTAPLVRGADGVLREAEWDAVLHLIADRVRSIQAESGRDSVAVFGGGGLTNEKAYTLGKFARLALRTSRIDYNGRFCMSSAAAAGNRAFGVDRGLPFPLEDLDAASVVLLLGSNTADTMPPFVQHLRGAQAAAGLIVVDPRRSATARLTDQGKGVHLQPTPGTDLALLLGLAHVVVAEGLEDRRYLAARTSGYDDVARGLARWWPERVQGITGVPAAAIRATARLLAQGARSGAQGGPGAYILTGRGIEQHADGTDTTTAAINLALLLGLPGTLHSGFGTLTGQGNGQGGREHGQKADQLPGYRKITDPAARAHVAAVWGVPEDAIPGPGLPAVELLASLGRPGGTRCLFVHGANIAVSAPNASTVIDGLRSLDLLVVSDFFLSETAALADIVLPVLQWAEEEGTVTNLEGRVLRRRAAVAPPPGARSELWLMQELARLLEAPSLFSDDPATMFDELARASAGGIADYSGLDYSVLEGGAAAYWPYPAGSTGTPRLFLDAFTHPTGRAVLVPVAPRSAALDARVPAPLLLATGRLLEHYQSGTQTRRVTELLAAQPAARLQLHPATAQDLGIAQDDPVVVTSAHGEARALADLTADIRQDTVFLAFHYAEAESANRLTGGATDPVSGMPEFKTTPVRVASLSTRAFTDQLEAIA